A region of Puniceicoccales bacterium DNA encodes the following proteins:
- the accD gene encoding acetyl-CoA carboxylase, carboxyltransferase subunit beta encodes MALFSRPRPPSPNLKRKEMPKDVWTKCPITNEMIYTKELIKNNMVSPRGYHFPLCAPERIALLADDESFIEYDQTIKTFDCLEFKGAVSYMDKLHNHQDKTGLDEAVIVGTAKVNGIAVSMAVMDFRFLGASMGSVVGERITRAIERGLSKKFPVIIVSASGGARMYEGILSLMQMAKTSAALARLAAAKIPFISVLTNPTMAGVMASFASLGDVIISEPGALIGFAGPRVIEETTRQKLPKGFQTAEFLLKHGLIDQIIDRNNLKDRIAFILRSFGHNK; translated from the coding sequence ATGGCTTTGTTTTCAAGACCACGCCCGCCTTCGCCCAATCTAAAAAGGAAGGAAATGCCAAAGGATGTTTGGACAAAATGCCCAATAACCAATGAAATGATCTATACTAAAGAATTAATTAAGAATAATATGGTATCTCCTCGAGGCTATCACTTTCCACTCTGTGCACCGGAAAGAATCGCCCTGTTGGCCGATGACGAATCGTTCATTGAATATGATCAAACCATAAAAACCTTCGATTGTCTTGAATTTAAAGGGGCGGTTTCCTACATGGACAAACTGCATAACCATCAGGATAAGACTGGCCTGGATGAAGCGGTAATTGTCGGCACAGCAAAGGTCAATGGCATAGCAGTAAGCATGGCCGTCATGGACTTCAGGTTTCTAGGCGCCAGCATGGGATCTGTGGTGGGTGAAAGAATTACAAGGGCCATAGAACGTGGTCTTAGTAAAAAATTTCCAGTGATAATTGTCTCTGCCTCCGGCGGAGCCAGAATGTATGAAGGCATTCTTAGCTTGATGCAAATGGCCAAAACATCGGCAGCCTTAGCCCGATTGGCAGCAGCTAAAATACCTTTTATTTCTGTGCTCACTAATCCAACCATGGCCGGTGTCATGGCCAGTTTCGCATCGCTGGGCGATGTGATAATTTCAGAACCCGGAGCATTGATAGGTTTTGCTGGTCCAAGGGTAATAGAGGAAACCACCCGCCAAAAACTACCAAAAGGGTTCCAAACCGCCGAATTTTTACTAAAACATGGCCTGATTGATCAAATCATCGACAGGAACAATCTTAAGGATAGAATAGCGTTCATCCTGCGGTCCTTTGGCCACAATAAATAG
- a CDS encoding MBL fold metallo-hydrolase: protein MSVNFKFLGSSSKGNCGVLRSKSSTVLIDAGLSGKKIGEYLASYGIDLSSIDAIFITHEHADHCQGLRGLARNNIKIYATHGTALGIEEKYKIHLNWQLFSAGDRIHFRDMEINTFSIPHDANEPVGYAFSFHDHGKSLAWVTDLGYVSDKIAEIIKKVNLLILEANYDVNLLHKDNIRPIYIKKRIMGRNGHLSNNSAIQLITKALNPSWEKVFLAHLSRDCNNASIIKKIISESIFHRVNFDIEIVEPDYALGLGHSM from the coding sequence GTGTCTGTGAATTTCAAATTCCTTGGAAGCAGTAGCAAAGGTAATTGCGGCGTCCTTCGATCCAAATCCTCTACCGTGTTGATAGATGCTGGATTATCCGGAAAAAAGATAGGCGAATATTTAGCCAGCTACGGCATAGATTTGAGTAGCATCGATGCCATATTCATAACCCATGAGCATGCAGATCACTGCCAAGGATTACGTGGATTGGCCAGAAATAATATAAAAATCTATGCAACCCATGGGACAGCTCTTGGCATAGAAGAAAAGTATAAAATTCACTTAAATTGGCAGTTATTCTCGGCCGGAGATAGGATTCATTTTCGCGACATGGAAATAAACACATTTAGCATACCTCATGATGCCAATGAACCTGTTGGCTATGCATTTAGCTTTCATGACCATGGAAAAAGCTTGGCCTGGGTAACTGACCTGGGCTATGTGTCGGATAAAATAGCCGAAATAATAAAAAAAGTAAATCTATTGATTCTGGAAGCAAATTACGATGTCAATCTGCTGCACAAGGATAACATTAGACCAATTTATATCAAAAAACGCATAATGGGTAGAAATGGACATCTATCAAATAACTCTGCCATACAACTCATCACTAAAGCTCTAAATCCGTCCTGGGAAAAAGTATTTCTTGCCCATCTGAGCAGAGACTGCAATAATGCATCCATTATAAAAAAGATAATAAGCGAATCCATCTTCCATCGCGTAAATTTTGACATAGAGATTGTCGAACCGGACTACGCACTCGGCCTGGGCCATTCAATGTGA
- the frr gene encoding ribosome recycling factor: MKTDELLEEFRIKMEKSIQHMIAELHSLHTGKSSSSMVDNIIVDFYGKNMRIKDLAAIIIPDHKTIQINPWDRNSVQPIIKAILSSNVGLTPVAQGPLIRCIVPEISGERRQELVKIARNMAEEARVGVRSVRRDSLELFKNSKKNGIISEDEFKRFEKEIQKLTDGIIEQIAKLLEIKEKDLITP, from the coding sequence ATGAAAACAGATGAACTTTTAGAAGAATTTAGAATAAAAATGGAAAAATCTATACAGCATATGATCGCCGAATTACATTCACTCCATACTGGCAAATCTTCGTCTAGTATGGTGGATAATATTATCGTTGATTTCTATGGCAAAAATATGCGCATTAAAGACTTGGCGGCCATTATCATTCCCGATCACAAGACCATACAAATCAATCCTTGGGATCGAAATTCAGTCCAACCCATAATAAAGGCAATTTTATCCTCCAATGTGGGTCTTACTCCGGTGGCCCAGGGTCCATTGATCCGCTGTATCGTGCCAGAAATAAGCGGCGAAAGAAGACAGGAATTGGTCAAAATTGCTAGAAATATGGCCGAAGAGGCCAGGGTAGGGGTCCGTTCGGTTAGAAGAGATTCTCTGGAGTTATTTAAAAATTCTAAAAAAAATGGAATTATATCCGAAGATGAATTTAAAAGATTCGAAAAGGAAATACAAAAGTTAACCGATGGAATAATCGAACAAATCGCAAAGCTCCTGGAAATTAAAGAAAAAGATCTCATCACTCCGTGA
- the pyrH gene encoding UMP kinase translates to MSVYMESRYKKVILKLSGESLANRDDARSIESIGQEIDTVIRQGTQMGIVIGGGNIFRGHSHGEKSSSETRIKDDQIGMLATIINGLALSKIFAQIGLKTLIQSAIGIDGMVDRFSVENSTKFMESGGVVIFCAGTGNPYFSTDTAAALRACELGADVLLKATTVDGIYDKNPKMDKNAKKLEKIDYIEALSLGIAVMDFPAFALCKENDLNIIIFNMNIDGNIIKAIHGEQVGSIVGKF, encoded by the coding sequence GTGTCGGTGTACATGGAATCACGGTACAAAAAAGTGATACTAAAATTAAGTGGCGAATCTCTTGCTAATCGGGACGATGCAAGGTCAATAGAATCCATTGGCCAGGAAATAGATACTGTAATACGCCAGGGTACGCAAATGGGTATAGTCATCGGCGGAGGTAACATCTTTCGAGGCCATAGCCATGGCGAAAAATCTTCTTCGGAAACCCGCATAAAAGATGATCAAATTGGCATGCTGGCCACCATAATTAACGGATTGGCCCTATCCAAAATATTTGCTCAAATTGGCCTAAAAACACTCATCCAAAGCGCCATCGGCATAGATGGCATGGTCGATAGATTTTCCGTGGAAAATTCGACCAAATTTATGGAATCCGGTGGCGTTGTAATATTTTGTGCTGGCACCGGAAATCCTTATTTTTCTACGGATACGGCTGCAGCTTTGCGGGCCTGCGAGTTGGGTGCCGATGTACTATTAAAAGCCACCACCGTAGATGGCATCTATGATAAAAATCCCAAAATGGACAAAAATGCAAAAAAACTTGAAAAAATAGACTATATTGAAGCTCTTTCATTGGGCATAGCGGTGATGGATTTTCCAGCCTTTGCTCTATGTAAAGAAAATGACCTGAATATAATAATTTTTAACATGAACATCGATGGCAATATTATCAAAGCTATTCATGGCGAACAAGTTGGAAGCATAGTTGGCAAATTTTAA